CTTGATGCAATGAGCACAAAAGCAAATATGTCATTAACTAAAGCTTGGATTCCATATGTATTAGTTGCGATTATTCTTGTTATAACAAGAGTTTCTTCAGAAGCTAAAGCCTTTGTTTCTTCTTGGGTTATTCCATTCAAAGATATTATGGGAGAAGGTTTAGGATATGCTATAACTCCACTATATTTACCAGGTGGTATTTTAGTATTTGTAGCTCTTGTAACTTATTTCTTACATAAAATGGAATTTAAAGAGATGAAAGCTGCAATTGGAGAATCTTCGCAAGTAATGATTGGTGCAGGATTTGTACTTGTATTTACTATTCCTTTAGTTAGAATTTTAATTAACTCAGGAATTAATGAGTCAGGATTTGATTCTATGCCTGTTGCTATGGCAAACTTTGTTGCAACTTCAGTTGGAGATATTTATCCACTATTTGCACCTCTAGTTGGAGCATTAGGTGCTTTCATTGCAGGAAGCAATACAGTTTCAAATATGATGTTATCACAATTTCAATTTGGTGTAGCAGATGCTTTAAGTATTTCTACTGCATTTATGATTGCACTTCAAGCAGTTGGAGCAGCAGCAGGTAATATGATTGCTATTCACAATGTAGTTGCAGCATCAGCTACAGTTGGTTTACTTGACCAAGAGGGTGAAACATTAAGAAGAACAATTATCCCTACTATTTACTATTGTTTAGTTGCGGGGATTTTAGGTCTTATTGGAATGTATGTGTTAGGTTTAACTGACCCATTAATGAAATAACTATAAAGGCAAAAGCCTTTATAGTTTAAACTTTCTCTCTTACTATTTTTATATCTTCTAATTTAATATCTAAAAAACAATTCTGCATACTAGTTAAACAATCAATACAAAAAGCTTTTACAGTAAGTTCCATATTTTCATAATCATCCAATGAAACTTCTAATTCATAATAGTCTCCACAATAAGAGATATCTAAAATAGAGGCTTTTATTTTTGTTTCATCAGCAGTAACTTCAATTTTATCAATAGGAATAACAGCAAGGTTTTCCAAAGAAATAGTTGAGCCTAAATCTTCAACTAATTTATAAGGGAGTCTATTAATTCTATTTAAAAAATTTGCTACATAATATGATTTTGGTTTTTCAAAAAGTTCTTGTGAAGTTCCAAATTGCTCTATTTTTTTATTATTAATAATAGCAATTTTATCAGACATACTTAAAGCTTCTTTTTGGTCATGGGTAACTAAGATTGCACTAAGACCTAAATCTTTAATCATCTTTTTTAACCAAACTTTTGTCTTATTTCTTAAGATTGTATCTAAGTTTGAAAAAGGTTCATCAAGTAATAAAACTTTTGGCTCATAAGCTAATACTCTTGCAATAGAGACTCTTTGTTGTTGTCCACCACTTAATTCATGTATTTGTTTATATCTATGGTCAAATAAGTCAAATTGCTTTAATAAAGTATCAACTCTTCTTTGTTTCTCTTCTTGTTTTAATTTATATAATGCAAACTCTATATTTTCTTTTACATTTAAATGAGGGAAAAGTGCATAATCTTGAAAAATATATCCAATATCAGTATTACATTCATGTTTACCATTATTTACTAAACAAGTTTCATTTAAAAATATTTCCCCTTTATACTCTGAATGTAAAGAGGCTATACATCTTAAAATAGTACTTTTTCCACAACCACTAGGACCAAGAATCGTTACAATTTCTCCAGCTTCAACATTAAAAGAGATATCTTCTAAAATTTTAGTTTCACCAAAAGAAACTGATAAGTCATTTACACTAATTCCTATCATAAACTATTAATCCTTAATCATTTTTTTTACTAATATTAAAACAGAAACAATACCTAATAAAACAATAAACATAGCAGGAACACTTGATTCTACTACTTGTGCTTGAGTTACTAACTCATGAGATAAAACAGCAAGTGTATCATAATTAAAAGGTCTTAAAATCATTGTAAGAGGTAACTCTTTAATTACTTCAATAAAAATTACAATAAAACTTGCCATAGCTGAATTTTTTATCAATGGAAACATAACTTTTAAAAATGTTTGGAAAGAACCTATTCCCATTGTTTTACAAGCATCATCATAACTTTGAGGAATTTTTGAAAAACCAGCCTCATAGTTGTTAATTGAAATTGCTATAAATCTAACTGTATAACCAAATATAACTGCAATAATTGTACCACTTAGTAAGATATTAAAACTCTTGTCAATCAGAGCAAAGAAACTTAATATCCCAACAGCAACAACAGCTCCTGGAATTGAGTAACCCAATTTAGAGATTTGCATTAAATTGTCAGCAAGTTTACTCTTATGTAATCTTACATTATAAACTAATACAAAAGCTAAAATTGTAATAAATGTAGCTGAAAATACACCAATAGATAGTGTTTGATAAAGAATCGTTAAGAAGTCTTCATCTATTACCTCTTCATATGATCGATAAAACCAAACTGTCATTTGAGAAAATGGTAATAAAAATCCAAAGAAAAATGGAATAAAACAAGCAATAAAAGCAAAAAAATTACTAAATCCAGTTAGTTTCTGCTTTGCAATAGGTTTAAAATCTTTTCCACTACTTTTATATCTTTTATTTCTTCTTTGAAATCTCTCTAAAAAGATTAATATAAAAATAAAAAGCATTAACATTGAAGCAAGTTTAGAAGCATCTTCTACACTTCCCATTCCAAACCAAGTTCTAAAAATACCTGTTACAAAAGTTGCTACACCATAATAATCCATTACACCAAAATCAGCTACTGCTTCCATTACTGCTAGAATTACACCTGCTACAATTGCTGGTCTTGAAATAGGAATTACTACTTTATAAAAGATTTGAAAATTGTTTAATCCCATAGTCTTTGAAGCATCAATAATAGAAGAAGATTCTGCTCTTAAATAAGTTTTACATACAATATAAACATATGGATATAAAACTAAAGACATAACAATAATAGCACCTTCAATAGACATAATGTCAAAGAAGTAAACTTCAGATAAGTCTTTTCCTAATAATTCTAAAATAAAAGTTGTCACACTACCCGTAATATCAAACATTCCACCATAAATATATGCAACAATATATGTAGGAATTGCAAAAGGTAAAATCAAAGCATAATGAAAAAATGAAGAACCAGTAAAGGTAAAAAGTGAGGTCAAATATGCTGTAGTAAAGCCTAAAATAGCTGTAATTACAGCTACTCCTACCATAATATATAGTGAGTTAAAAATATATTCAAATAATACAGTTTCTACTAGATGTTTCCAATTCTCTCCACCTATGAATATATTTGTAAATAAAATAATTGCTGGTACTGAAATAAGTAGTGTTATAAAAACACTACTTACTGTAAGTTTATTAATATGTTTCAAATCTATCTAAAGCCTCTTATCTCCAACCTGCTCGATCGAAGATTTTAACAGCTTTAGCATTATTTTCACCTAAAGTATTGATAGAAATTGTATCATCTTCAAAAGTTCCCCAAGAAGAAACAAGTTCAGAAGGCTTAACACCTTTTAAAACTGGATATTCAAAGTTACCTTTTGCAAATAATTCTTGTGCATCTGCACTTGCTAAAAACTCAACAAATTTAATTGCATTCTCTTTATTTGGAGAATATTTAGCAACACCTGCTCCTGATACATTAATATGAGTTCCACCATTTTCAAATTTAGGGAAAATAATCTTAACTTTTTTAACTGCTTCAGCTTGAGCAATCTCTTTATTGTCTACCATTTTACCAATGTAGTAAGTATTTGCAATTGCAATATCACCAATTTTGTTAGCAATAGCTTTTACTTGATATCTATCATTTCCTTTTGGTTTATTTGCCATATTTGCAACAACACCTTTAGCCCACTCTAAAGCTTTCTCTTCCCCATGATGTGCAATCACTGCTGCTAATAAAGATTGATTATATACATTGTTTGAAGATCTAACCATAATTTTCCCTTTAAATTTAGGGTCTGCTAAATCCTCATAAGTTTTTAACTCATTTTCAATTCCACTTCCAATTCTATATACAGCAACTCTTGATCTTTTAGTAAGTGCAAACCATTGATTATCTTTGTCTCTTAATTTTTCAGGAATATTCTTTGTTAAATACTCTGAATCAATTGATTGGAAAAGATTTTTTTGTTTTGCTTGGTATAAATTTCCAGCATCTACAGTAATTAAAACATCCGCAGGAGAATTTTCACCTTCTGTTTCCATTCTTTTAATTAATGCTGTAGCATCTGCTTTTACAACATTTACTTTGATTCCTGTTTTATCTTCAAACATTTTAAAAAGTTCTTTATCTGTATCATAATGTCTATGAGAGTAAACATTTACTTCATTTGCCGCGAATAACGAACTTGCAAGTACAAGTGTTCCTAATGCTAGTTTTTTTAACATTTATGTCCTTTTTGTTAATGATAATAGTTATTGAAATATTAATCAATAATCTCTTAGTTCTTCCTTAATATTAAGAACGATTATCATAATATAATGAAGACATAAAAAAAGGGAAGGTTTTTAAACCTCCCCTTTAATACTTTACTAATAAAATTACTTTGCGTATGCTGCGTCAGTAACGTCTTGAGTATTTACAATATATGGAACTAGTGCCATGTGTCTAGCTCTTTTAATTGCTTTTTCTACCATCTCTTGAGAGTTTTTAGAGTTACCAGTAAGTCTTCTAGGCATAATCTTACCTCTCTCACTCATAGAAATTTTTAATAAATCAGTGTTTTTGTAATCAATGAAATCAACTTTCATTTCAGTGTATTTACAAAATTTTTTTCCGTATTTTCTTCTTTCAGCCATTTTTTATCCTTATCTTCTAGAACGGTATTTCATCGTCATCGATATCGATTTCAGGTATGTTATGTTCTGGCGCATTTTGTTGCCCTTGATTCATACCACCATAACTATTTTGCCCAGCATTTTGCTGTGGTTGACTATATTGATTTTGTGATGCTTGATTATAATTACTTTGAGGAGCATAACCACCTTGAGTATTTTCATAACCTACATTTTGTGCTTCAGATTTAGTATCTAACATTTTCATAGTATCAACTCTTAGAGCATGTTTACTTCTATTAGAACCATCTTGAGCAGTCCACTGTTCAAAAACAAGTCTACCTTCTAATAAAACTTTTGAACCTTTTCTTAAGTATTGGTTAGCAACTTCAGCAGATCTTCCAAAGATATTAAAATCTAAGAAACAAACTTCATCTTTTTGTTCACCAGTTTGAGTCTTATATCTATGGCTAGTTGCGATTGCACCTTTTGCAAGGGCTGCTCCATTAGGCATATATCTTAATTCGATATCTCTTGTAAGATTTCCTACCATTACTACTTTATTATACATAAGATGTTCCTATTTATTTTTATTAGTTAGCTTTTTTTGCTGCCTCATCGCTCATTTTTGTCCATGCAGCGATTTCTTTTTTATTTTCATATTTAATGAAAATGAATCTAATGATATTTTCATTGATTCTATAGTTTCTTTCGATTTCTTTTAGTGAAGTTGGCTCACCTTTGAAATAAACAACAAAGTAGTAACCTCTTTTGTGTTTTTGAATTTCATAAGCTAAGTTTCTTGAACCCATATCATCACAAGCAACGATTTCTCCACCATTCTTAGTGATTAAAGCTTTTACTGCTTCGATTTGTGCCGCAGTCTCTTCTTCTGTAAGAGTTGGCTTAACAATAAACATTGTTTCATAATGTTTTAATTTTGACATCTATTTTCTCCTTATAGTTTGTGCCGGTATCTTTACAAATATCAGCAAGGACTTTTTTGTAAAGTTGCTGATTTTATCTAATTAAAACTGAAACTTTTCTAAGGCAAGCTTGTAAATAGAGATTTGAGTCATGAATTTTTGAAGATTTTAGTTCTAGTTCTATAGAAAGCAAATAATTTAATATCTCTAAGAACTTCTCTGGTTTTATATTTATTGCTAATCTTGTCTTTTTTTCCCAAACATTTTTAGGAGGAACGAAACCTAATATCTCTTTTGCATTTGGAACACCATGAACTCTTGCATATGAACTTATCATAAATAGTTGTTGTACAAATGAAGTCACTTGAGTTAGAAGATAAATTTCATTCATTCCTTCTTCTAAAAGAAGTTCTAAATCATCACTAATATCTTCTGAAGATAAAAGGTTATGTAAGAACTCTTCAAAATTTACAGCTCCTATCCCAAAACAGTGAGCATTTACTTTATCAGTAGTAATTTTTTCATTTAAAATTGCAAGTTTTTCTAAATCATTTACACATAAAGATAGATCTTGTCTATGCATAAAGTAAAGATGATTTAGTGCTGAAATTTCATAATTTAAGTTTAACTTTCTTGCATGAGTCTCTATAAGTTTTACTGCCTCATTTGCAAAAGGAGAAAAAAATCTTACACTAACTGCATTTAATTTAGGTGTAAAATATCCATCCATAGCTTTAAAGTCACTATCTCCCATACAAGCAAAAATAACTTTTGAATCAGGATTTATAGAACAAGCTTCAAGAAGCTCAGTTACATCTTTTTTAGGAAGTTTTTTATCTATTTTGATAATAAGAATATTATTTGAAGAAAATAGTGATGATTGAAGTAATTTATCTTTTGCATATTTAAAATTATAATCATCAAAGTAGAGTTTTTCTATCTCATCTTTATTTCCCAATTGATTAGCTACTAAATTAGTATAATACTCAATTAAAAAAGATGATTGCCCATAAAACATATAGGCATTAAAAACTTCGTTTTGTTTTAATTTATTATCAAATTCATTTCTATACATTTTGCAATAATAACTAAAACTTGCTTTTTTTGTACTTTTTTTACTTATTAAATAACTCTTCTTATATCTTTTATTATTTCAGATTTAGTTACAATATCAAAAATAAAAAAAGGTTATTTATGGAGATTGAAATTTCAACCCCTGCTTTACTATTTCCAGCAGTCTCTTTACTATTACTAGCTTATACAAATAGATTTTTAACAACAGGCCAACTAATTAGAGCTTTAAGTTCACAAGCTAGAAAGGGAGAAATTGGAGAGTTTAGAGGACAGATTGAAAACTTAAAAAAGAGATTAGAACTAACAAAATGGATGCAATTTTTTGGAGCTTTATCACTTCTTATGTGTACTATTTCTATGTTTTGTCTTTTTTTAGGCTTTTATATTTTTGGTAAACAGATTTTTGGATTAAGTTTAATCTCTATGTGTTTATCACTTGGTATCTCTATTTGGGAAGTTTATATTTCATCAAATGCTTTAAATCTTGAATTAAAAGATTTAATGGAAAAATGTAGTTAAAAAACTTATTAGGAGTTATTATGCAAACTGAAGCAAAAATTTTATGGACAAGTGACAATAAAGAAACAGTTGAAAATATGGTACTTTTATATGCACACAATGCAAAACTAAAAGCTTGGATGCAAGAAGTTACTATTTTAGTTTGGGGAGCAAGTCAGAAGTTAATCCATGAAGACAAAGAGATTCAAGAAAAAATCAAACAGATGTCAAAAGATGGAGTTAAATTTATTGCTTGTTTAAAATGTGCTGATAACTTAGAGATAACCTCAACATTAGAAGCTTGCGATATTAATGTTTATTACACAGGAGAACTTCTAAGTCAATGGATTAAATCAGGGGATACAATTCTTACTGTTTAATCTATTTTCTTATATAGCGCATAAATAAACTCTCTTTTATCTAAACTTGGCATCGTAAATTCAAAAGTTTCAGACTCTAAAAGTTTGAAAGCTTTGCCAAGATAAAAATTAAATTCTTCTATATCATACTGCTTTAAAGGTAAACTTGCACATTTTTCTGCTGTTCCTTTTTTATATTGAGCAAATAGAATTAAACCATCTTTTCTAAGACTTTGTTTTAAACTTTCAAAATAGTTTTTTATTTCATCTTCCTCAATCAAAAAATGAAGAACTGCCCTATCAATCCAAACATCACACTCTTTTTTAAAAGGTTTTGAAATATCAAATTGAAAAAACTCTACATTTTTACCTTTGATTCTCTTTTTTAAAATATTTAAAGCCTCTAAACTTATATCATTTAAAACTGTTTTACCTTCTCTTAGAGCTAAAATGTCTGCTATCTTTGAAGTTCCTACTCCACTCACAAATACATCTTTATTTTCTAACTTTTCTATCTTCTGTAAATATTTTAAAGTTTGAGAAAAATCTTTCTCAAACCAACCTAAAATCTCTTCACATTGTGTATTAAAAATTTTATCCCAGTGCTTTTGCTTTTCCATTAGTATTTTAATGACCCTACAATTTTTTTAGTAAGAATATCACTTGATTTTATAACAACTTTTTGTTTAGAAAAAAGTACTTGTCCCTTATAATTATCTAAATAGATTTTCATACCTGGCATTATGCCATAAGAGACACAAACACCTTTTTCATCATCTGTTATTTTAACTTTTATCTCAAGACCAAGATTTTTAGCAGCCCATCTAGCATATTTTCTATCTTCAAAATCCCAAACCATTTGATCTATTTTTCGCTCTTGAATTGAGATATGTTCACAGATTTCATCTATATTTTTAGGAGTCTCTTTTGTTTTAAGCATACGGTGTAATACTAAATCAGAATATCTTCTAATTGGACTCGTAAAGTGCGAATAAGAAGAGAAACCTAAACCAAAGTGTCCTAAGTTTTTAGAAGAGTATTTTGCTTGTGTTTGTGCATGAATAATTAACTCATCTATCTCATCTTTTATTACAGAATGTTTTGCTTTCTCTTGAATATGTGTAATTGTATCATGCACATCATTTTGTAGTTTTGCTTTAATACCTAAAGCATTTACATCATCAACTAATTTCGAAATAGCTTTAAAAGGTGGTTCTTCATGTATTCTAAAGATTCCTACAGAGTTTACTTTTTTACTAGCTTCAATATTTGCTAAAAGCATACACTCTTCCACTAACTGGTGAGAAGGTGACGAGGTCTCAACATCAATACCTTCTAACTCATATTGTCTATTAAGTTTTAATCTATACTCAACACTTCTAAAATCATAACCCTTTTTAAGTCTTTCATATCTAAAAGATTTTGTAACCTCATATAAAGAGATTAAAGTATCAAAAATCTCTTTTTCCTCTTCAGTATAAGTATCAAATTTTTTCTCTAATACTCTATCAATTCTTCCATAAGAAAACTTTCTTCTTGATTTTATTATTGCTTCAAAAACTTCAGATTTTAGTACTGCTTTATTTTCAATATCTAAATAGATTTTAAATACATAAGAGTATCTTTCAACACCCTCTTTTAATGAACACATATCTTCACTAAGTTCATTTGGAAGCATTGGTAAAACTTTTCCTGGTAAATATGCAGAAGTACTCTTTAAAAAAGCTAATTTATCAAGTTCACTTCCCTCTTTTACAAAATAAGAGACATCAGCAATTCCAACATAAAGAATTTCATTTTCTTCATCATAATAAATTGCATCATCATGGTCTTTTGCACTAGCTGGATCGATTGTTGTAAAAGCTAAATGAGTTAAATCAACTCTTTGTTTGGTATCATCCATTTTTGCTTCTACTTCAAGGGGCTTATTTAGTCTAAACTCTTCATTATATAGATATAAAGATATTTGTTCATCAATCTTTGCATCAGAAATGTTTCCAAGCTTTTTTATTACTTCAAAGTTTTTATCATCTATTAATAAAATATCATTTTCATTAGCTTCAATCTCTTTTTTAACTTGAAGTTCAATATTCTCTTTTAAAGTAAAAAAAGCATTATCTCTTTTATAAATTAGTATCTCTTTTTTATTTCCTTCTAAAACTCTTATAACTTTTGCTTTTGTTTTACTTCTTGGATTAAAAACTCTTTTTGCTAATACTAAATCCTTATCATATGCACCAGATAAATTTTCAAAATCTATTTTTACATCTTTATGTTCATTTGCTAAATCTTTTAAGGTTGCATTATTTTTATTGATTTTTACAATAGCAACTTTATATTTAGAATTTATTTCATATAAATCATTACTTCCAATTATAATTATATTTTCATCTATAAACTCTTGAAGTACTTCTTTTTCGCTATTTGAGAAATCATTTATACCTTTTACAATTTTAGTAAAAATTTTTTTCAACAAAACTATTCCTTTTCTTTCTTAATATAATATTATGATATAATTTATTTTTTAAAGTTATTCATAAGGAAACTAAATGCTTTTCAAAATAATTTTTACTCTTATTCTGTTATTCAGCACTTCACTTCAGGCAAATAGTAGCAAACCTACACTTATATTTTATTGTGGCATCACAATGGTAAAACCAATTAAAGAGATGGCAAAAATTATTGAACAAAGATATAACTGCACAATTAAAATCTCACAAGGAGGTTCAAAAGACCTTTATGACGCTTTAAAATACTCTAAAGTAGGAGATTTATATCTACCTGGTAGCAACTCATATAGAAAAAACAATTTAAAAGATGGCTACTTATTAGAAGCTGTTGAAATAGGTTATAACCAAGCTGCAATTTTCATAAGAAAAGATTTAAAAAAAGAGATAACTTCACTTGATTCTTTTATTGATACCTCTCTTGCTTCTATTCTTTGTACTCCAAAATCTGGAAGCATAGGAAGAGAAACAAAAAATATTCTTACAAAATATAAAGGAGAAGAGTTCTTTTATGATGCTTTTGATAATGCTGTAGAAATAGGAACAGATTCAAGAAATTTAAATAAGGCTTTAATTGAAAAAAGAGCAGATATTACTATTAATTGGAGGTCAACAGGGTATTGGCCAGAAAACAATAAATATATAAAAATAGTTGAAATTGATGAAAAATTTGCACAAAAGAAAAAATTAGAAATCTCTTTACTTAAATTTTCAAAAAATAAAGAGATTGCAAAGGCTTTTATGAATTTTGCTTCTTCACAAGAGGGTAAAGATATTATGAAAAAATATGGCTTCTTATAGGATATAAACTTGTTCGGAAAATTCACGTATACTCTAAAAAACCTTATTTTATTACTTTTAGTCTTTATTTTTGGATTAATATTTTTAATCTCTTTACATATTTTTTTCCTAAACTTAATAGACAATTTAGATAAAAAAACTGAAAACCTAAAAGCAAAAATGGAAATTGGAGAGTTTATTGTAGATGATTTACATAAAATCCGTTCAGATTTTTATGAATTAGCAACTTCTACAACAAATCTTAAAGGTATTGAATTAATAAATAATAGAATAGAGCAAAGAATAAATAATATTGAAGATGGCTTAAATATTTTAGAAAATGGTGGTGTTTTAAAAAGAGTAATTAGACTAAATATTGTAGGGCATAATGATACAGAAAAAGTCATTCATTACAATAAAGATGATAACAATATTTCTTTAGAGGTTATAGATTTAAGTCCTAAAATTATCGAATTTGAAGAGATGCTTCAAACTTTAAATAACTTATTGAAAAAACAAATTGCATTAAAACAAGAAAATGACCCAATTGGTTTTATGAAGCAAAATAAAAAAATAAAACGATTTTATAAAAGTACTCCTGCTTTTTTTGTAAGAATTACAGAAAATGCAAATAGATTACTTTATGAAGGGACAATTGAGTTAAAAAAACTTCAAGATGAAATTAAAAAACAAAAAAAACAATATACAAACCTTGAACTGCTTTTAATCTTAATTATTATTTTTATAGTTGCTATTCTTGGTTTTTTAATTGCTATTCAAATAAATAAAAATACAAAAAACTTAGAGATACAAGAGCGTTCTACAAGGGGGATTCTTGATGCACAAAAAAATATAGTTGTTGTAAGTAATGGCGAATATATGATTGATGCAAATCAGGCTCTTGTAGATTTCTTTGATGGTTATAATAGTTTTGATGATTTTCAAAAAGAGCATATTTGTATTTGTGATTTTTTTGTAGATATAAATGACGATGATTATGTAATTGATAAAGATTATGATGGAAGGATGTGGTTTGAATATATCTTAGACAATCCTAGTAAGTTGCACAAAGTTGCTATGTACAAACAAGAAGTCTTAAATTATTTTACAATTTCAGCTTCAAAAAAAGTTTTAGATACAAATAACTTTATAGTAATTGTAGCTTTAAACAATATTACAAAAGAGATTGAGGCACAAAAAGAGTTAAAAGCTTTAAATAATAATTTAGAAAATATAATTGACCATAAAACAAAAGAGCTAAAAGACTTAAATAGAAACTTAGAGATAAAAATCAAAGAAGAGGTTGAAAAAAATAGAGAAAAAGATAAAGCTCTTATCCAACAAGGAAGATTTGCTGCATTAGGAGAGATGATAGGAAATATTGCACACCAGTGGAGACAACCTCTGTCAGCAATCTCTTCAACAGTTTCTTCTATGCAATTACAAATTGAATTAAATATTGCAACAAAAGATGATATAAAGAACTCTTATAGTTCTGTTATGAAGTATGTAGAATTTTTAAATCAAACAATTGAAGATTTTAGAAGTTTTTTTAGAAAAGATAAAGAGGCTGTAAAGTTTAATGTTATTGATGTACTTAATAATTCTCTTTGTATTACAAGTGCCGTATATAAAGACAATGCTATTACAGTCACTTTAGATTTAGAAAAAAAAGAGCTTTGTTCAGTAGGCTTCCCAAATGAGTTAGCACAAGCTTTTTTAAATATTTTAAATAATGCAAAAGATATTCTAAAAGAGAAAAAACTAGAGAAAAGACAAGTTTATATAAAAGCCTATGAAAATGAAAATCAAAATATAATTGAATTTTATGATAGTGCAGGAGGAATTTCTTCAAATATAAAAGATAAAATATTTGACCCATATTTTACTACAAAACATAAATCACAAGGTACAGGAATAGGTCTTTATATGAGTAAAGATATAATTGAAAAGCATATGAAAGGTTCTTTAACAGCCTATAATTCTGACTTTTTTATAAATGAGTATCACTATTTTGGTGCTTGCTTTAAAATAAAATTACCAAAACTTTAACTTTATTTAGATATAATCCTCAAAATTTTGAGAAGAGGAACACAGTAATGGCATTAAATGTTTACTACGATAAAGATTGTAATATTGAATTAATCAAATCTAAAAAAGTTGCAATGATTGGATTTGGATCACAAGGTCACGCGCACGCAGAAAACTTAAGAGACTCTGGTGTTGAAGTTGTTGTTGGTTTAAGAAAAGATGGTTCATCTTGGGCTAAAGCAGAAGCTAAAGGTTTTGAAGTTAAAACTGTTGCAGAAGCAACTGCTGCTGCAGATGTTGTAATGATTTTATTACCAGATGAAAATCAAGCTGATATTTATACAAATGAAATTAAACCAAACCTTAAAGAAGGTGCTTATTTAGCATTCGGACACGGGTTTAACATTCACTATGGAAGAATTGTTCCAGCTGCAAACACAAACGTAATGATGGTTGCTCCTAAAGCTCCAGGTCACACAGTAAGATCTGAGTTTACTAAAGGTGGTGGTATTCCTGATTTAATCGCTATTCATCAAGATGCTTCTGGTGACACTAAAGATGTAGCTTTAGCATATGCTTCAGCAATCGGTGGTGGAAGAACTGGAATTATT
This sequence is a window from Halarcobacter bivalviorum. Protein-coding genes within it:
- a CDS encoding DsrE family protein codes for the protein MQTEAKILWTSDNKETVENMVLLYAHNAKLKAWMQEVTILVWGASQKLIHEDKEIQEKIKQMSKDGVKFIACLKCADNLEITSTLEACDINVYYTGELLSQWIKSGDTILTV
- a CDS encoding methyltransferase domain-containing protein gives rise to the protein MEKQKHWDKIFNTQCEEILGWFEKDFSQTLKYLQKIEKLENKDVFVSGVGTSKIADILALREGKTVLNDISLEALNILKKRIKGKNVEFFQFDISKPFKKECDVWIDRAVLHFLIEEDEIKNYFESLKQSLRKDGLILFAQYKKGTAEKCASLPLKQYDIEEFNFYLGKAFKLLESETFEFTMPSLDKREFIYALYKKID
- a CDS encoding RNB domain-containing ribonuclease translates to MKKIFTKIVKGINDFSNSEKEVLQEFIDENIIIIGSNDLYEINSKYKVAIVKINKNNATLKDLANEHKDVKIDFENLSGAYDKDLVLAKRVFNPRSKTKAKVIRVLEGNKKEILIYKRDNAFFTLKENIELQVKKEIEANENDILLIDDKNFEVIKKLGNISDAKIDEQISLYLYNEEFRLNKPLEVEAKMDDTKQRVDLTHLAFTTIDPASAKDHDDAIYYDEENEILYVGIADVSYFVKEGSELDKLAFLKSTSAYLPGKVLPMLPNELSEDMCSLKEGVERYSYVFKIYLDIENKAVLKSEVFEAIIKSRRKFSYGRIDRVLEKKFDTYTEEEKEIFDTLISLYEVTKSFRYERLKKGYDFRSVEYRLKLNRQYELEGIDVETSSPSHQLVEECMLLANIEASKKVNSVGIFRIHEEPPFKAISKLVDDVNALGIKAKLQNDVHDTITHIQEKAKHSVIKDEIDELIIHAQTQAKYSSKNLGHFGLGFSSYSHFTSPIRRYSDLVLHRMLKTKETPKNIDEICEHISIQERKIDQMVWDFEDRKYARWAAKNLGLEIKVKITDDEKGVCVSYGIMPGMKIYLDNYKGQVLFSKQKVVIKSSDILTKKIVGSLKY
- a CDS encoding substrate-binding domain-containing protein, whose amino-acid sequence is MLFKIIFTLILLFSTSLQANSSKPTLIFYCGITMVKPIKEMAKIIEQRYNCTIKISQGGSKDLYDALKYSKVGDLYLPGSNSYRKNNLKDGYLLEAVEIGYNQAAIFIRKDLKKEITSLDSFIDTSLASILCTPKSGSIGRETKNILTKYKGEEFFYDAFDNAVEIGTDSRNLNKALIEKRADITINWRSTGYWPENNKYIKIVEIDEKFAQKKKLEISLLKFSKNKEIAKAFMNFASSQEGKDIMKKYGFL
- a CDS encoding sensor histidine kinase → MFGKFTYTLKNLILLLLVFIFGLIFLISLHIFFLNLIDNLDKKTENLKAKMEIGEFIVDDLHKIRSDFYELATSTTNLKGIELINNRIEQRINNIEDGLNILENGGVLKRVIRLNIVGHNDTEKVIHYNKDDNNISLEVIDLSPKIIEFEEMLQTLNNLLKKQIALKQENDPIGFMKQNKKIKRFYKSTPAFFVRITENANRLLYEGTIELKKLQDEIKKQKKQYTNLELLLILIIIFIVAILGFLIAIQINKNTKNLEIQERSTRGILDAQKNIVVVSNGEYMIDANQALVDFFDGYNSFDDFQKEHICICDFFVDINDDDYVIDKDYDGRMWFEYILDNPSKLHKVAMYKQEVLNYFTISASKKVLDTNNFIVIVALNNITKEIEAQKELKALNNNLENIIDHKTKELKDLNRNLEIKIKEEVEKNREKDKALIQQGRFAALGEMIGNIAHQWRQPLSAISSTVSSMQLQIELNIATKDDIKNSYSSVMKYVEFLNQTIEDFRSFFRKDKEAVKFNVIDVLNNSLCITSAVYKDNAITVTLDLEKKELCSVGFPNELAQAFLNILNNAKDILKEKKLEKRQVYIKAYENENQNIIEFYDSAGGISSNIKDKIFDPYFTTKHKSQGTGIGLYMSKDIIEKHMKGSLTAYNSDFFINEYHYFGACFKIKLPKL
- the ilvC gene encoding ketol-acid reductoisomerase, producing the protein MALNVYYDKDCNIELIKSKKVAMIGFGSQGHAHAENLRDSGVEVVVGLRKDGSSWAKAEAKGFEVKTVAEATAAADVVMILLPDENQADIYTNEIKPNLKEGAYLAFGHGFNIHYGRIVPAANTNVMMVAPKAPGHTVRSEFTKGGGIPDLIAIHQDASGDTKDVALAYASAIGGGRTGIIETTFKDETETDLFGEQAVLCGGATALVQAGFETLTEAGYDPMMAYFECLHELKLIVDLMYEGGIADMRYSISNTAEYGDYIAGKRVINDESKAAMRELLKEIQDGRFAKDFILEGQAGYPRMNAERKNSRASLIEQTGAQLRSMMPWIAAKKIVDQDKN